The Deltaproteobacteria bacterium region GAGGCAGGGCGGCTGCGCGACCGCATCGCCGCGGTCGAGAAGACCCTGGCACGACAGCAGATCGTGTCGGAGCGCGGCAAGGACCGGGACGTCTTCGCGCTCGCGCGGCAGGGCGGCGAGCTCGAGCTGCACGGGTTCGCGGTGCGCGGCGGGCGGGTGGCGAGCCACGACGCGTGGTCGTTCTCGGGGGTCGAGCTCGACGACGCCGAGGCGCTCGGCTCCTTCCTCGGCCAGTACTACGGCACCCCCGACCGGGTGCCCCCGCGCGAGGTGCTGGTGGGGCTCGCGCCCGAGGGTGCCGGCGCGCTCGCCGAGCTGCTCGCCGAGCGCGCCGGCCGGCGCGTGGCGCTGCGCGTCCCGCAGCGGGGTGCGGGCGCGGAGCTCGTCGCGATGGCCGCCGCGAACGCGACGCTGCGGCTCGCGCAGCGCCTCGAGGCGCGTGCGAGCGTCCGGGCGGCCGCGGCGGAGCTCCAGGAGCGGCTCGGCCTCGCCCGCCTCCCGCGCCGGGTCGAGTGCTACGACGTCTCGACCCTCGCCGGCACGCTCGCCGTCGCGAGCCGCGTGGTCTTCGAGGACGGCCGCCCCGACAAGGCCGGCTGGCGGCGCTACCGGATCCGCGAGGCCGCGGCCGGCGACGATCTCGCCTGCCTGCGCGAGGTGCTGGCGCGCCGGCTCGCGAGGCACGAGCGCGAGCCGCTCCCCGACCTCCTCCTCGTGGACGGCGGGCGCGGGCAGGTGGCGGTGGTCGCGGCGGCGCTGCGCGACCAGGGCCTCGCCTGCGACGTCGTCGGGATCTCGAAGGAGCGCGACGAGGAGGGGCCGGCGAGCGCCGCGGGCGGCGAGCCGGGCAGCGCGCGCGCGCTGCGCGTGAAGCGCAGCGGCGGGCTCAAGGCGGAGCGCCTGCACCTGCCCGGCCGCAAGGACGCGGTGCTCCTGCCGCCGGCCTCGCAGGGCCTGCTCCTCCTGCAGCGCGTGCGCGACGAGGCACACCGCTTCGCGATCGAGTTCCAGCGCAGCCTGCGCCAGCGCGCGAACCTGGCCTCGATCCTCCAGGAGATCCCCGGCATCGGCCCCGGCAAGCGGCGCGCGCTCCTGCGCACGCTCGGCTCGCTGCGGGCGGTGCGCGAAGCCTCGCCGGAGCAGCTCGCGGCCGTGCCCGGGGTCGGCGCCGGCGATGCGCAGCGGATCCGCGCCTTCTTCGCGGATCTGGAGCGGCTGGCCGCCGGGTAGCCCCGCGCCGCCCCCGGCGCGCGGACGGAAGCGGGTCAAGGCGGCGGCGCGTCGCGCCGATTCCGGCGGCGATGCAGCGCCTCCTCCTCCGCGCGTGCCTGGGCCTCCTGGCCGCCGCCCCGCTCGGCGGACCCGCGCTCGCCGAGATCTACCGCTGGACGGACGCCGAGGGCCGGGTCCACTTCACCGAGGACCTGAGCCGGGTGCCCGCCGCACAGCGCGGCGCCGCGCTCGAGGCCGCCGCCGCGCCGGCGCCGAACCGGGTCCAGACCTACGAGTCCCCGCCCGCCGCCCGCGCGCCCACCGGAGGCGCGCTCGCCGCGCGCCCCGGGCGCACGCACCGGATTCCGGTGGAGCGTGCGGGCAGCGCGATGGTGGTGCCGGTGCGGATCAACGGGCAGACCGTCGCTCCCTTCCTGCTCGACACCGGCGCCAGCTACGTGCTGGTGCCCGCGCGCGTCGCGAAGGAGGCGGGCATCGAGGTCGGGCCCGGCACGCGCACGCTGCCCTTCACGACCGCCAACGGCATCGTCGAGCAGCCCGTGGTGACGCTCGACAGCGTCGAGCTCGGCAGTGCGCGCGCGGAGCAGGTGGCCGCCGCGATCAGCGACCGCATCGAGGTCGGACTCCTCGGCCTCTCCTTCTTCAACCGCTTCACCTACCAGGTCGACGCGGCGGCCGGGGTCGTGACGCTGGTCGAGAACGACCTCGCCGAGAGCGGCGCGATCGTGGGTGGCCGCAGCGAGGCGCAGTGGCGCGGCGAGTTCGAGACGCTGCGGATGCGCCTCGCCGGGCTCGAGGCCGCGCGTGCGCGCACCACCCCCTCGCATGGCCGCCGGCTCGACCGGCTCGACGAGGAGGAGCGCGTGCTCGAGAGCCAGCTCGAGGCGCTCGACGCCGAGGCCGATCAGGCGAACGTCCCCCACGGCTGGCGGCGCTGAGCCCGGCAGGCGCCGCGGGGGCGGTGCCGAGGCCTGGCGGGTGGAGACGCCTTCCCGAACTGGGAGGACGGCAACCCTCGAGGCGCGCGTCGGCCGGGACGATCCGGCTCCCGCCCGCGCCCGAATCCCGCGCAGCGGTGCCGAGGTGGGAGCGCCGGCTGCCACCCCGGGAGGGATCGGCACCGTTCTTGCGGCTGACCCTCCCGAAGGCACGGGAGCGCCACGGCGGCAGGCTCCCGGAAGCACGGGAGCGCCATGACGGATCGGGACGACGGTGTCGGGGTGGCGCGGGTGCGCGCCGAGCTGGTGCAGCTCGGGGTCGGCGAGCCCGCCTGTGAGGAGCTTGCGCGCCGGCTCGCGCCGATGATCCGCGGGCTCTCGGGAGAGGCCTACGCGGCCGCGCTGGCCGGCGCCGCGCTCACGCACGGGGTCCAACGCGGGCAGCAGGACGCGCTGCGCCACAGCCTGCGCGACCTCGTCGAGGTGCAGCGGCTGCTCGGCGCGTTCGGCGAGGAGCTCTGCCGGCTCGAGGAGGCGCTGCGGATGCTCTCGCGCGAGGTGCAGCAGAGCCGCGTCCAGGTGACGGAGCCGCCGAGCCGCCGGATCCACTAGCTCGCGAGACGCCCGCGCCCGGGGCCGCCGCGCGGCGAGCGAGGCACGGCCCGCGCGCGCTGCTACGGTTGCGGCCCGCCCCGCCGGTCCCGCGCGGATGCCCCATGCGACGGCTCCTCGCGCTGCTCGGCGCGCAGTGTCTCGGCATCACGGCCGCGGACGCGGGCTGGCTGCCGGCACCGGTGGCGGCGCGCCTGGCGTTGCTCGCCGCGGGGCTTGCGCTGCTCGCACGGTCGCCCCGGCGGCGGTTGGCTGCGGCCTGCGTCGCGCTCGCCGCAGCGGGTGGGTTCGGGCTCGCCAGCCGGCTCGAGGCGGCGGCCACGGCACCGGCCGCGCCGCTCGAAGCGACGATCGAGGGCACGGTCGCGGCGCGGCGCGCGCTTCCGGGCGGTCTCCAGCTCGAGCTCGAGCAGGTGCGCGGGGTGGCACCGCCGGACGCGCGCGCGCCGTCGCGGCTCCTGCTGCGCGGCTCGGGCGCGGAGGCCGTGCTCCTCGGCGACGTCGTCCCGGGCGCGCGCCTGCGCGCGCGCGTGCGGATCCGGCCGCTCGAAGGGCGCGCGAATCCGGGCGGTCCGGACCGCGAGCGCGAGGCTGCGCGCCGGGGGATCGGGGCCGTCGCCGCCCTCGCGCATCCCGACCTGGTGGTGCGGCGCCCGGATGCGGAGCGCTGGCGCCCGCTCGCGCCGCTCTACCGGCTGCGGGCGCGCGCGGCGCGCCGGCTCGCGCGCGAGGGGGAGGGCGGGGCGCTCGTGGCGGCGCTCGGGGTGGGCGAGCGCGCCGGGCTCGCCGGCCCCGGGCGCGAGGCCTTCCGGCGGCTCGGGCTCTCGCACCTGCTCTCGGTCTCGGGGCTCCACCTCGCGCTCGCCGGGGCCGGAGCGTTCCGCCTGTTCGCCTTCCTGCTCGCCCGTTCGGGTTCGCGTCGCGCGCGCAGCGACCCGCGCCCGCTCGCCCTCGCGGCGGCCTGCGCCGCCGCCACGGGCTATGCGCTCCTGGCCGGCTTCGAGGTTCCGGTGCGCCGCTCGCTCGCGCTGCTCCTCGGGCTCGGCCTCTCGATCGGCGCGCGCCGGCCGACCCCGCGTGGGGCGCCGCTCGTCGCGGCGGCGCTCCTCGTGCTCGCCTTCGAGCCGGGGGCGCTCTTCGACCTCGGCGCCCGCCTCTCGTTCGCCGCGAGCGCCGCCCTGGTGTGGGCGCTGCGGACGCCGGGGGAGGCCTCGATCGCGCCGACGCGGCTCGCGCGGGCGCGGCGCGGTCTGGCGGGCGCCCTCTCCGCCACGGCGGCCGCCGGCGCCGCGACCGCGCCGATCGCCGCGAACACGCTCGGGGTCGCAGCACCCGGCTGGGCGCTGGCCGCCAACGCCGTCGCGATCCCGTGGACGGGCGTGCTGCTCGTGCCGGCGTCGCTGCTCGCCTCGCTCGCGGCCGGACTCGCGCCCGACGCCGCGGCGACCGGGTGGCTGTGCCGAGCGGCCGCGGCCCTCGCGGCGCTCACGATGGCGACCCTCGAGCGTGTCGCCACGCACGCGCCGCTCGCGACGGCCGCACCCGTCGCGGGGCCTGCGCTCGCCGCCGCAGCGGCCCTTGCCGCGGTGGCGCTGCGGGCGCGAACCCCCTGGCTGCGGCTCGCGGCAGCGCTCGCCACCGGCGTCCTGCTCCGCCTGGCTCCTCCCCCCGCGATCGCCCCCGCGCCGCCGCGGGTGGTCGTCCTCGACGTGGGGCAGGGCGACGCGGTGCTCGTCCAGGGCCGGGCGGGCGCGCTGCTGGTGGACGGCGGCCTGGCGCTCCCGGATGGAGGGGTGGATCTCGGCGCCACGGTCGTGGTCCCGGCGCTGCGCGCGCTCGGGGTCGAGCGGCTCGACCTGCTCGCGGCGAGCCACGGCGACCTCGATCACCGGGGCGGGCTTCCGGCGGTGCTGCGCGCGCTGCCGGTCGCGCGCGTCTGGCTGCCGTACGGCGGGCTCGACGATCCCGCGTTCGCGGAGCTCCTGGCGGAGGCGCGGGCCGCCGGAGCGGCGGTGACGGAGCAAGGCGCCGGGAGTGCCCTCCTCCGGATCGGCGACCTGCGGGTCGAGGCGCTCTGGCCGCCGCGCGAGGGGCCCGCGCTCTCGCGCAACGACCGCTCGCTCGCGCTGCGCGTCGAGGCAGCCGGCCGCGCCGTGCTCCTGCCCGGCGACCTCGGCGCCCGGGCCGAGCGCCACCTGCTCGCGGCGGGCGCGCGGCTGCACGCCGACGTCCTGAAGCTCGGCCACCACGGCAGCCGCACCGCCTCCAGCGCGCCGTGGCTCGCAGCGGTCGGGGGCGTCTCCGCGGTGGTGTCGGCGCCGCGCGCGGGGCGCTTCGGCATGCCCCACGCGGAGGTCGCCGCCCGCGCACGCGAAGCGGGCTACACGCTCTGGTGGACGGGGCGGGACGGCGCGGTCCTGATCGGGCTCGGGCCGGAGCTGCGGGCGCGCGGCTGGCGCCGCCCGGCGCGTCGCGATGGGAACCGCGGTCCCGTCGTGGATCCAGCCCCGCCGGCCGCCTCCCGCGGCGCGGGCCGTGGAGGCGCTGGGAGGACCGGCCGCCGCCGCGCGTCAGTAGAGGCCCAGCATCCGTCCCGCGAGGAGCACGATCGCGCCGATCATGACCGGCCGGATCAGCCGCTCGCCGCCGCCCACCGCAAGGCGTGCGCCGAGCCAGCCACCGGCCACGAAGCCGATCGCGAGGACGAAGGCGGGCCCCCAGGCGACCTGGCCGGCCGCGACGAAGACCGGGATCGCGAAGGCGGTGAGCGCCACGTTGACCGACACCTTGATGCTGTTGGCACGCACCAGGTCGTGGCCGGCGTGGCTGAGCGCACCCACCATGAGCAGGCCGACACCGGCCTGGATCGCGCCGCCGTAGGCGCCGATCCCGGCGAAGGCGAGGAACGAGAGCCAGCGCGGCCAGGGGCGCGGGGGGCGGGTCGGGTCGCGCCGGGGACGGCGCAGCATCGGGATCAGGTCGAGGAGCATCACGACACCGAAGAGGCGCTCGAAGACGGCGTCGTCGACGCGAGCGATCGCGAGCGCGCCGAGCAGGGAGCCCAGGCAGACCGGCACCACGATCCTCGCGGCGCCCTCGAGGCCCGATACGCCGTGCGCCCGGAAGCGCCAGGCAGCGGTCAGGTTCTGGAGGAAGACGCCGATCCGGTTGGTGCCGTTCGCGACCGTTCCCGGCAGCCCGACCAGCACCAGCAGCGGGACGCTCAGGAGCGAGCCGCCGCCGGCCAGCGTGTTCAGCACTCCAGCGACCGCGCCGCCGCCGATCAGGATCGCCGCCTCGCCGAGCGTCACGCCGCCTCCGCCGGAGGCGGCGCAGCGTAGCGGGCCCCTCGCCCGACGGCCGCGCAGCAGCTCGGCGCCGGCGCGGGCGGCACCCGGCCGGGATGCGAGCGGGATCGGTGTTCACGCGGGGCTCAGGACGGCGCGGACCAGATCCCCATGCGCCGCCAGAGGCGATCGAAGGGCGGGACCGCGATCCCGAGCTCGATGCACAGCGCCCGCGGCTTGCGCAGCGCCGCCGCGCGCAGCGCCTTCGCCGCCGGGCTCGCGTAGGCCTCGCGCAGCACGGAGCCGGGGATCGCGTAGCGGCGCACCATCGCACCGGGCGGCTGCATCATCAGCTTCGCCATCTGGCCGAGCAGGAGCGGCGTGCGCACGCGCAGGCGCAGCATCGCGAAGCGCGAGAGCTCCGGCACGTGACGGCGCAGGTAGGCACGCGCGAAGGAGAGGTGGCGCGCTTCCTCGGTGATGTGCACCTGCGAGATGCGGCGGACCAGTGGATGGTCGTACTGGCCGGTGCGCATGTGCTCGCGCTGGACGTGGTCGATGGGATCCTCGCCACCGAGCACGAACAGGAAGAACAGCTCGGGGAAGGTGCGCGCGAAGCGGACGACCTGGGACGCGCCGAAGCGCATCAGCGGCGGAAGGCCGGGAACGTCGAGGCCGGTGCGGTTCACGAACTCCTGGAACATCAGCGAGTGGTGGCCTTCCTCGATCACCTCGTGCATCACGTAGCGGAACTCGGGCGCTCCGCTCGGCAGGCGGAAGGCGAACGTGAGCAGACCGCGCTGGAGCGCGTTCTCGAACTGCTGGCCGGTCCGCGCAAAGCTCGCGAGCAGCTCGAGCCCGAAGCGCGCGCGCGTCGCATGCGGTAGCGCCTGGTACCAGTCGGTGGCGCCGAGCGGGTCCTCGCGCTGCAGCTCGAAGCGCGGGTCGGCGGGGTCGATCGCGCAGGCGGGATCGTCCCAGGGCAGGTCGGCGTAGGCGTCGTAGTGCTTCGCGACGGATTGTGCCGAGAGGTGCGCGAGGAGCTTGCGGTACGCAGCGTCGCGCTCGTGCGGCTCGCCGAGCAGCGGGGTGCGCTCGTCGTCGGGCAGGTCGGAGGAGGAAGGCAGGGACAGGCTCATCGGTGGTCTCCCGTGGGCGCAGGGGGTTGCGAGGCGAGCCACTCGTGGAGGCGCGCGCCGATCACGAGCAGGATCGCGCTACGGAGGTCGGCGAAGACGCGCTCGAGGCGCTCGGGTGCGACGAGCTGGTCGCTGACGGCGAGGTGCAGGTAGGCGAGCACGGTGCGCGCGATCAGCTCGGCGTCGGCAAGCCGGGCGCCGGTCGAGTCCTGCACGCCCTGGACGATCGCGCTGCGCGCGCGATCGGTGAGGGAGCGGAGGGCGGCGCGAGCCTCCGGGTCGATGGCGGCACGCTCGAGCGCGACCGCGAGCAGGAGCCGCAGCAGCGGCGAGCGCTCGAGCACGAGCGCGCGCAGGCTCGCGAGGAAGCGCTCGAGGCGCGCCAGCGGATCGCCTTCGAGGTAGACCGACTTCTGGATCTCCTCGATCCAGGCCGACGCCGCGCGCTCCACGACCGGCACGAGGAGCCCGTCCTTCGAGCCGAAGTGCCAGTAGATGGCGGTGCGGACCACCCCGGCGCGCTCGCAGAGCGCCTCGATGCTGGTTGCCGCGTAGCCGCGTTCCGCGATCAGCGCGGCGGTCGCCGCCAGGATCCGCTCGCGGGTCTCCTCGCCTTGCAGCCCGCGCCGTGTCTGGCGTTTCGAGGGCATCCGTCACTCCGTATGTAACGATCGGTACGGTAGCATCCCGATCCGCGCGGACAACCCTGCCCGCGGGCCGGGCTAGGATCCGGCCGATGTCGGCTGCCCCCGCGCCCGAGGTGATCGAGGTCCGCCCCGACGAGCGCTTCGACGAGGCCCGGCTGGCCGCCTACCTGGGCGGCCGGCTCCCGGGCAGCGAGGGGCCCCTGACCGTCCGCCAGTTCGGAGGCGGGCACGCGAACCTGACCTACCTGCTCCAGTACCCCGACGTCGAGTACGTGCTGCGCCGCCCGCCGCTCGGGCCGGTGGCACCCGGCGCGCACGACATGGAGCGCGAGCACCGGGTGCTCTCCCGGCTGTGGCGGGCCTTCCCGCTGGCGCCGCGCGCCTTCCTCTTCTGTGACGACACGAGCGTGCTCGGAGCACCCTTCTTCGTGATGGAGCGCCGCCACGGCGTCGTCGTGCGCGGCGGGATCCCGGCCTGCTTCGGGGGCGGGGCGGACGCGGAGGCCAACCGCAAGCTCTCGGAGGTCGTCGTGGACGTGCTCGCCGACTTCCACGCGGTCGATCCGGCCGCGGCCGGCCTCGGCGAGCTCGGCCGGCCCGAGGGCTTCCTCGAACGCCAGGTCCAGGGCTGGACCGGCCGCTGGGAGCGCGC contains the following coding sequences:
- the uvrC gene encoding excinuclease ABC subunit UvrC, coding for MSEASPSPSAALAERVAALPAGPGVYLWKNARGRVLYVGKAQNLRARARSYLRAGGDGRLRMPAMVEQAADVEVVLTPSAKDALLLENELIKRHRPPFNVRLRDDKQYLGLRLDPRERWPRLTPVRRFRTDGASYFGPYTSSQALREALSNLRRIFPLRSCSDAVFRDYARRGRPCIEFEMKRCLAPCVGRVEEAAYAELVAGTALFLRGRSGQLLKELQTRMAAAATAERFEEAGRLRDRIAAVEKTLARQQIVSERGKDRDVFALARQGGELELHGFAVRGGRVASHDAWSFSGVELDDAEALGSFLGQYYGTPDRVPPREVLVGLAPEGAGALAELLAERAGRRVALRVPQRGAGAELVAMAAANATLRLAQRLEARASVRAAAAELQERLGLARLPRRVECYDVSTLAGTLAVASRVVFEDGRPDKAGWRRYRIREAAAGDDLACLREVLARRLARHEREPLPDLLLVDGGRGQVAVVAAALRDQGLACDVVGISKERDEEGPASAAGGEPGSARALRVKRSGGLKAERLHLPGRKDAVLLPPASQGLLLLQRVRDEAHRFAIEFQRSLRQRANLASILQEIPGIGPGKRRALLRTLGSLRAVREASPEQLAAVPGVGAGDAQRIRAFFADLERLAAG
- a CDS encoding TIGR02281 family clan AA aspartic protease is translated as MQRLLLRACLGLLAAAPLGGPALAEIYRWTDAEGRVHFTEDLSRVPAAQRGAALEAAAAPAPNRVQTYESPPAARAPTGGALAARPGRTHRIPVERAGSAMVVPVRINGQTVAPFLLDTGASYVLVPARVAKEAGIEVGPGTRTLPFTTANGIVEQPVVTLDSVELGSARAEQVAAAISDRIEVGLLGLSFFNRFTYQVDAAAGVVTLVENDLAESGAIVGGRSEAQWRGEFETLRMRLAGLEAARARTTPSHGRRLDRLDEEERVLESQLEALDAEADQANVPHGWRR
- a CDS encoding DNA internalization-related competence protein ComEC/Rec2, translating into MRRLLALLGAQCLGITAADAGWLPAPVAARLALLAAGLALLARSPRRRLAAACVALAAAGGFGLASRLEAAATAPAAPLEATIEGTVAARRALPGGLQLELEQVRGVAPPDARAPSRLLLRGSGAEAVLLGDVVPGARLRARVRIRPLEGRANPGGPDREREAARRGIGAVAALAHPDLVVRRPDAERWRPLAPLYRLRARAARRLAREGEGGALVAALGVGERAGLAGPGREAFRRLGLSHLLSVSGLHLALAGAGAFRLFAFLLARSGSRRARSDPRPLALAAACAAATGYALLAGFEVPVRRSLALLLGLGLSIGARRPTPRGAPLVAAALLVLAFEPGALFDLGARLSFAASAALVWALRTPGEASIAPTRLARARRGLAGALSATAAAGAATAPIAANTLGVAAPGWALAANAVAIPWTGVLLVPASLLASLAAGLAPDAAATGWLCRAAAALAALTMATLERVATHAPLATAAPVAGPALAAAAALAAVALRARTPWLRLAAALATGVLLRLAPPPAIAPAPPRVVVLDVGQGDAVLVQGRAGALLVDGGLALPDGGVDLGATVVVPALRALGVERLDLLAASHGDLDHRGGLPAVLRALPVARVWLPYGGLDDPAFAELLAEARAAGAAVTEQGAGSALLRIGDLRVEALWPPREGPALSRNDRSLALRVEAAGRAVLLPGDLGARAERHLLAAGARLHADVLKLGHHGSRTASSAPWLAAVGGVSAVVSAPRAGRFGMPHAEVAARAREAGYTLWWTGRDGAVLIGLGPELRARGWRRPARRDGNRGPVVDPAPPAASRGAGRGGAGRTGRRRASVEAQHPSREEHDRADHDRPDQPLAAAHRKACAEPATGHEADREDEGGPPGDLAGRDEDRDREGGERHVDRHLDAVGTHQVVAGVAERTHHEQADTGLDRAAVGADPGEGEEREPARPGARGAGRVAPGTAQHRDQVEEHHDTEEALEDGVVDASDRERAEQGAQADRHHDPRGALEARYAVRPEAPGSGQVLEEDADPVGAVRDRSRQPDQHQQRDAQERAAAGQRVQHSSDRAAADQDRRLAERHAASAGGGAA
- a CDS encoding diiron oxygenase — encoded protein: MSLSLPSSSDLPDDERTPLLGEPHERDAAYRKLLAHLSAQSVAKHYDAYADLPWDDPACAIDPADPRFELQREDPLGATDWYQALPHATRARFGLELLASFARTGQQFENALQRGLLTFAFRLPSGAPEFRYVMHEVIEEGHHSLMFQEFVNRTGLDVPGLPPLMRFGASQVVRFARTFPELFFLFVLGGEDPIDHVQREHMRTGQYDHPLVRRISQVHITEEARHLSFARAYLRRHVPELSRFAMLRLRVRTPLLLGQMAKLMMQPPGAMVRRYAIPGSVLREAYASPAAKALRAAALRKPRALCIELGIAVPPFDRLWRRMGIWSAPS
- a CDS encoding TetR/AcrR family transcriptional regulator, with the translated sequence MPSKRQTRRGLQGEETRERILAATAALIAERGYAATSIEALCERAGVVRTAIYWHFGSKDGLLVPVVERAASAWIEEIQKSVYLEGDPLARLERFLASLRALVLERSPLLRLLLAVALERAAIDPEARAALRSLTDRARSAIVQGVQDSTGARLADAELIARTVLAYLHLAVSDQLVAPERLERVFADLRSAILLVIGARLHEWLASQPPAPTGDHR
- a CDS encoding phosphotransferase family protein; its protein translation is MSAAPAPEVIEVRPDERFDEARLAAYLGGRLPGSEGPLTVRQFGGGHANLTYLLQYPDVEYVLRRPPLGPVAPGAHDMEREHRVLSRLWRAFPLAPRAFLFCDDTSVLGAPFFVMERRHGVVVRGGIPACFGGGADAEANRKLSEVVVDVLADFHAVDPAAAGLGELGRPEGFLERQVQGWTGRWERARVEPFALADELQRWLLDNLPGSPAPTLLHNDWRLDNMAVAADDPGRCVAVYDWDMCTRGDPLADLGTVLAVWYEPDETAASLNPMPTAVPGFLRRAEAARRYGERSGRSLASLDYYLVFGTFKMAVVLQQIYVRYHRGQTQDPRFAGMGEGARALFRLAAARRP